One part of the Bacteroidia bacterium genome encodes these proteins:
- a CDS encoding Vps62-related protein has translation MYISIKQLLPAILLFLFCLPHVSNAQNTFKNNALEIIFSNSYSPIYADHGTGADMDLSTWRPITNPGFYSLGHMAKQGYSKPTSEMVLVKPIDPDALRHPIDYRRIYIDSGTGGDQDASFWEPIPPAGYVALGMVVMNSYSKPSLSEVVCVRNDLVAPAEIGDLIWHDRGSGGDMDVSLWQIKVGMNSEMIVPNTFFAHANYSKPRSAPICYGLKLY, from the coding sequence GTACATCTCAATCAAGCAATTACTCCCGGCAATTTTACTTTTTCTTTTTTGCCTTCCACATGTATCGAATGCCCAAAATACATTTAAGAACAACGCATTAGAAATCATATTCTCCAATAGCTATTCTCCCATTTACGCAGACCATGGTACGGGTGCAGATATGGATCTATCTACCTGGCGGCCCATCACAAATCCCGGTTTTTATTCCCTCGGTCATATGGCTAAACAAGGCTACTCAAAACCCACATCAGAGATGGTTCTGGTAAAACCGATAGACCCCGATGCCTTGCGTCATCCCATTGATTATAGAAGAATTTATATAGATAGTGGCACTGGTGGTGATCAAGATGCTTCTTTTTGGGAACCCATTCCACCCGCGGGTTACGTAGCACTCGGAATGGTGGTAATGAATTCTTATTCAAAACCTTCTTTGTCTGAGGTTGTCTGCGTAAGAAACGATCTGGTAGCACCAGCAGAAATCGGCGACCTGATTTGGCACGATAGAGGCTCAGGCGGGGATATGGATGTGTCTCTCTGGCAAATTAAAGTGGGGATGAATTCAGAAATGATTGTACCCAACACCTTCTTTGCTCATGCCAATTATTCAAAACCTCGGAGTGCTCCCATTTGCTACGGCCTCAAACTGTATTAA
- a CDS encoding nuclear transport factor 2 family protein: MKEEILAKEEELRQAMLESDISHLETLIHDKLIFHIPGGMIVSKKMDLENYRRRKMRVNKLKFLTQKVEVYGDAAVVSVEVEMKGNFDAHDFEGRFRFLRVWKQEEGNWKVVAGASSPLSS; encoded by the coding sequence ATGAAAGAAGAAATTCTCGCCAAAGAAGAAGAACTAAGACAGGCCATGTTAGAGTCAGATATTTCCCACCTGGAAACGCTGATCCACGACAAACTGATTTTTCATATTCCTGGAGGAATGATAGTTAGTAAGAAAATGGATCTGGAAAATTACCGCAGGAGGAAGATGCGTGTTAACAAGCTCAAATTCCTGACTCAGAAAGTTGAGGTTTATGGGGATGCCGCTGTAGTGAGTGTGGAGGTGGAAATGAAAGGGAATTTTGATGCGCATGATTTCGAAGGGCGTTTCCGTTTCCTGAGAGTATGGAAGCAAGAGGAAGGAAACTGGAAGGTAGTCGCAGGTGCAAGTTCCCCGCTTTCTTCTTAA
- a CDS encoding DUF2059 domain-containing protein, with the protein MKNTMILWGKWALSLTFIFSVYSPLSAQELKAEVSLNLADFNTDSAQEKFQILSENLNVIQKQIERLYTNVEFDANPDGKKPISMEALTEIMQKTGQKFLAQNPNFIKNPIKHFIENYTLAELRELSQFYQSELGQKLLISETYLFNELMDARRELEEVKASIYEGEKGGKKKKKKRK; encoded by the coding sequence ATGAAGAACACAATGATCCTTTGGGGCAAATGGGCCCTATCTCTCACCTTCATTTTTTCCGTTTATAGCCCTCTTTCCGCCCAAGAATTAAAGGCAGAAGTTTCCTTAAATCTTGCAGACTTCAATACAGACTCTGCTCAGGAAAAATTTCAAATTCTAAGTGAGAATCTCAATGTTATTCAAAAACAGATTGAGCGGCTTTATACGAATGTAGAGTTTGATGCAAACCCAGACGGTAAAAAACCGATAAGTATGGAAGCATTGACTGAGATCATGCAAAAGACCGGTCAAAAATTCTTGGCTCAGAATCCCAACTTTATAAAGAATCCCATCAAGCATTTTATTGAAAATTATACCCTGGCCGAGCTCAGAGAACTCTCCCAATTTTATCAGTCTGAGCTTGGACAAAAACTATTAATTAGTGAGACATATCTGTTCAATGAACTCATGGACGCCCGGCGGGAATTAGAAGAAGTCAAAGCAAGTATCTACGAAGGGGAGAAGGGGGGGAAGAAAAAGAAGAAGAAACGCAAGTGA
- a CDS encoding class I SAM-dependent methyltransferase: MLKPDKNKIAVEAFDNAAEGYAAKFMDQSLYQDSFDIFCEALPFPSSRILDIACGPGNISKYLLSKLPGLQLMGIDLAPRMIELAKAHNPNAEFLVWDSRKIKELNRKFEAIMCGFCLPYLSKEEALDMLSQSADILTENGVLYLSTMEGSYEDSGWEGPSSGEGPKIYMHYHESAYLLPALEKLGFEIRFHHRQDFDKYEHKKFTDLILIAKKL; encoded by the coding sequence ATGCTGAAACCTGACAAAAACAAGATTGCTGTAGAGGCCTTCGATAATGCTGCAGAAGGATATGCAGCGAAATTTATGGATCAGAGTCTTTATCAGGATTCCTTTGATATATTTTGTGAAGCTCTCCCTTTTCCCTCTTCTCGCATACTGGACATAGCTTGTGGACCGGGCAATATCAGTAAATATCTGCTGTCTAAACTTCCTGGACTCCAGCTTATGGGAATAGATCTGGCTCCCCGTATGATAGAATTGGCAAAAGCACATAATCCGAATGCTGAATTTTTGGTCTGGGACAGTCGGAAAATCAAAGAGCTGAATCGAAAATTCGAGGCCATTATGTGTGGTTTTTGTTTGCCTTACCTCAGCAAAGAGGAGGCACTGGATATGCTGAGTCAATCAGCTGATATCCTCACAGAAAATGGAGTCCTTTACCTGAGCACTATGGAAGGCTCCTATGAAGATTCCGGCTGGGAAGGCCCGAGTTCTGGCGAAGGCCCCAAAATTTATATGCATTACCATGAGTCTGCTTATTTGCTTCCAGCATTAGAGAAACTGGGATTTGAAATACGCTTTCACCATCGACAGGATTTCGATAAGTATGAACACAAGAAATTTACGGACTTGATCCTCATTGCCAAAAAATTGTAA
- a CDS encoding tetratricopeptide repeat protein, whose translation MHHKILLLIGLSIFGFIDPSFSQEIKIPEDYQNFLDAHDQKSFDLFFRIDTWTFWDKKKLGEKSLEFTNKGWIKSGDVPIAINADEQILYYPAKFLQDHHIYLVDSDLEPMFYAMGTCQFELFEKTTSFIKGIENEGYKKQDLALIANCPGSMFAYAFALNTSEYDDNFSEERNTQARLMFEKLALEGHPEAANEMGDYHYFQAEVDTEKLIYWREKAIELGSEEDAYELADFIIDEAPDQIEKAISALKSLFNSKRYRERAQLKLARLYMRGSGGKKDYAKGLELSQKLAEEGNHNAMADLAFYQYRGMGMEKDVKKALDLLRKAEALSIKKTGRGNWEDFIKDLEQELGETN comes from the coding sequence ATGCATCACAAAATATTGCTGTTAATTGGCCTTTCTATTTTTGGCTTTATTGACCCATCTTTCTCCCAGGAAATAAAGATACCGGAAGACTACCAAAACTTTTTAGACGCACATGATCAGAAGAGTTTTGACTTGTTTTTTCGCATTGATACCTGGACTTTTTGGGATAAAAAGAAGCTTGGAGAGAAGAGCCTGGAATTTACAAATAAGGGCTGGATCAAAAGTGGAGATGTACCGATTGCCATCAATGCCGATGAACAAATCCTCTATTACCCCGCTAAATTTCTACAAGACCATCATATTTATCTGGTGGATTCAGATCTGGAACCCATGTTTTATGCTATGGGGACCTGCCAGTTTGAGCTTTTTGAAAAGACGACAAGCTTTATCAAAGGCATCGAAAATGAAGGATATAAAAAACAAGACTTAGCTCTGATTGCCAATTGTCCGGGGAGTATGTTCGCATATGCCTTTGCCCTAAACACCTCTGAATATGATGATAATTTTTCTGAGGAGAGAAATACCCAGGCTCGCCTGATGTTTGAAAAGCTTGCCCTGGAGGGACATCCCGAAGCTGCAAATGAAATGGGAGACTACCATTATTTTCAGGCAGAAGTAGATACCGAAAAGCTGATTTACTGGAGAGAAAAAGCGATTGAACTAGGTTCTGAAGAAGATGCCTATGAATTGGCAGACTTTATTATAGATGAAGCACCAGATCAAATTGAGAAAGCGATTTCTGCCCTCAAATCACTCTTCAATAGCAAGCGGTACAGAGAGCGTGCGCAACTGAAATTGGCCAGGCTTTACATGAGAGGGAGTGGAGGCAAAAAGGATTATGCTAAAGGCCTGGAGCTAAGCCAGAAACTGGCAGAAGAGGGAAATCATAACGCAATGGCCGACCTAGCTTTTTACCAATATAGGGGTATGGGGATGGAAAAGGATGTGAAAAAAGCCCTGGATTTGCTGCGAAAAGCTGAAGCTCTTTCGATAAAGAAGACGGGAAGAGGCAATTGGGAAGATTTTATCAAGGATTTGGAGCAAGAGCTAGGAGAGACTAACTAA
- a CDS encoding Vps62-related protein produces the protein MKLFNNSLIWVLSIAFTWMPNAFFAQQRTIKTDALELMFVTNFTNVYADHGTGADRDLSTWKATLPPGFSALGHYAKSGYGAPQTVMLAVRAIDPTALAFPTDYKFIYNDGGTGGDMDGSFWQPIPPPGYRALGTVTMRSHGKPALNEVVCVRNDLTTYASVGKFIWNDGGSGGDRDVSLWQINPPRNSQDNKESFITSGSFCGHGSYGTLNSSEVAYAIKVKMPSQNKNIRLEKPRLNGLSKPVEKTQMKLATVAYLPCISINDRVFANNLQRQVRETPIYTLERYDYYKLQDFNTSYSDADGTMSFSYTTGMTKSHEKSISETFETSATVETGFYGVNVSVTVGYALDQTNTYSTEDMTERTLSKEFTVPGNGAGALYTLSHIYKLKRGSGEVIDTWEMSTKFAHFTDFVPQTKKESNTPSQTATNTNQQGSTNPSGNKMSVSQSQLSGTYRVEPYQNGWHQGRFDGGNLTWTNEAGATWGLEKQAIRVSDREIVYQTDRRNPYYDTGHRTFTFKLSNGQVEGFYFGNGYYARKSEQNSTNTQSLASNLAGSTWQYYYQGNYFNIRFGTNGNIELLEQWNSVKWKEINANQVELFVPGHAQKMLLSFDAERSYFETIDWDGSQTAGYRR, from the coding sequence ATGAAATTATTTAATAATTCACTTATATGGGTCCTATCCATAGCCTTTACCTGGATGCCCAATGCTTTTTTTGCTCAACAAAGAACCATCAAAACCGATGCATTAGAATTGATGTTTGTAACCAACTTTACCAATGTCTATGCAGATCACGGCACAGGAGCAGACAGAGATCTATCAACCTGGAAAGCCACTTTGCCTCCTGGCTTTTCAGCACTTGGCCACTATGCAAAATCGGGATATGGAGCTCCACAAACCGTCATGCTTGCAGTAAGAGCTATTGATCCTACTGCTCTGGCTTTCCCTACAGATTATAAATTTATTTACAATGATGGTGGAACGGGAGGAGATATGGACGGTTCTTTTTGGCAACCCATTCCTCCTCCCGGCTACCGAGCACTGGGAACTGTAACTATGCGATCCCACGGGAAGCCAGCCTTGAATGAAGTTGTGTGCGTGAGAAACGATCTAACAACTTATGCCTCAGTTGGAAAATTTATATGGAATGACGGAGGATCTGGAGGAGACCGTGATGTTTCTCTTTGGCAAATCAATCCCCCTCGCAATTCTCAGGACAATAAGGAATCTTTCATCACCTCCGGTTCTTTCTGTGGCCACGGTTCTTATGGAACTCTTAACAGCTCAGAAGTAGCCTATGCAATAAAAGTAAAGATGCCCTCCCAAAACAAGAATATACGATTGGAGAAACCCAGACTTAATGGTCTTTCAAAACCTGTAGAGAAAACGCAAATGAAGTTAGCCACAGTTGCTTACCTCCCTTGTATTTCTATCAATGACCGTGTATTTGCCAACAATCTTCAACGACAAGTAAGAGAGACCCCCATTTACACCCTGGAAAGGTATGATTATTACAAATTGCAGGATTTTAACACTTCATACAGTGATGCAGACGGAACGATGTCTTTTTCCTATACTACCGGTATGACAAAATCGCACGAGAAGTCTATCAGTGAAACCTTTGAGACATCTGCAACCGTCGAAACCGGATTCTATGGAGTTAATGTTTCCGTTACCGTTGGATATGCTTTGGACCAAACAAATACTTATTCCACCGAGGATATGACAGAAAGAACGCTTAGCAAGGAATTCACAGTACCAGGAAACGGCGCAGGAGCCCTCTACACCTTATCCCATATTTACAAATTAAAAAGAGGAAGCGGTGAAGTAATTGACACCTGGGAAATGAGTACAAAATTCGCGCACTTCACGGATTTTGTTCCTCAAACTAAAAAAGAATCAAATACTCCATCTCAAACAGCTACAAATACTAATCAGCAAGGCTCCACTAATCCTTCAGGGAATAAGATGAGTGTTTCTCAGAGCCAACTTTCAGGTACCTATCGGGTAGAGCCCTACCAAAACGGTTGGCATCAAGGACGTTTTGATGGAGGGAACTTGACATGGACCAATGAAGCGGGTGCAACCTGGGGACTTGAAAAGCAAGCTATCAGGGTTTCTGATAGAGAAATAGTATATCAAACTGATCGCAGGAATCCCTACTACGATACAGGGCATAGAACATTTACCTTTAAGCTTTCAAATGGGCAGGTAGAAGGTTTTTACTTTGGAAACGGCTACTATGCGCGAAAAAGCGAGCAAAATTCAACAAATACGCAAAGCCTGGCTTCAAATCTTGCAGGCAGTACCTGGCAATATTACTATCAAGGAAATTATTTCAATATCCGATTCGGAACGAATGGAAACATTGAATTACTTGAACAATGGAATTCTGTTAAATGGAAAGAAATCAATGCAAATCAAGTTGAACTTTTTGTTCCGGGGCATGCTCAGAAAATGCTACTAAGCTTTGATGCAGAACGTTCATATTTTGAAACGATTGATTGGGATGGAAGTCAAACAGCTGGATACAGAAGGTAA